In the Pogona vitticeps strain Pit_001003342236 chromosome 2, PviZW2.1, whole genome shotgun sequence genome, CGGGCAAAGCCTGGGGGCGACTGGAGGGGGCTTTGGGGTCCCTGGGTGGGGAGCAGGCCTGGCAGGGGGGCCGGGAAGAGGGGGCTGGGGGgaacgagggagggagggagagaggcaagGTGGTGGAAAAGGGGTTTgggaaagaagaagggaatggtcagcaGGAAAGCAAAATGGGCCCCTCCCCTGGGAGGTCTCCTGGATGACATTGTCTTCTTgtggtgtgtgtgcgcgcgcacacacacacacacatcatagtCTTTTTGGGaaacttaaggtaaaggtaaaggttccccttgacatttagtccagttgtgtctgactctagggggcgctgctcatccctgtttccaagccatagagccagcgttttgtctgaagacattttctgtgctcatgtggccagtgcaactagacacagttaccttcccaccgaggtggcacctatttatctactcgcatttgcatgcttttgaactgcttggttggcagttTCCCTTCAGTGGTTCTTCTTTACCAGAGGCTGGAATAAACCTCCCCAGGGAGAGGAACTGCTTGCACCCCATATGGAGCCTCTGGTCTCAGCATCATCTTTGCCTTTTTCATCTCCATCCCCAGCACTTGCTTCTGGGCCTTTCCCTCTCCCGCAGGTCTCTTTGTAAAGTGAAAATAGTGAATGGATAAAAGTGTGTCAATATTACGTTGGAgatgtaaaaaagagaaggggacgtatttacatatgtggtggttgtgtgaagaaagaaggaaagaatggaaatgaatatttaaagaaatatctgaaattaTTGGATTGAACATTCAAATGTCTCCATTAACAGCTTTATTGAATTTGTTTAAGGAAGATCCATTGGTGAAAGAAATTAAGGATTTAATACTAATAATGATTATGGCAGCAAGGATaatatttgcaaggaactggatAAATGATAATCAATTGAATTTGGAGGAATGGtgtagagaattatgggatatggcaattaatgataaactgacatgtgatatgaaaataagtaggggccaaatgaaaaataatgatttcaagaaaatatggacaaagcgacgggagctcactccgtcgcgtggattcgatcttaggaaatcccaagattacgagcgcatggacaagagtagtgagggcccccccatcaagatatggtcgcagctgggcaatccgtcaTAGGTGAAAATAggtggaacggaccacggacactacctgggtttccatggtaagctcCGGGTctagatgtatccccaagctgcgaacctcgctcTTTGCGTTGAGGGTcgaccccccaaaagaaagggagtcacccaaattGGAAGGACCAATGATGGAAGGAcaacccaccctcaagacctctgtcttgtccgggttcagcctcaacccattcgactgcatccattccagtacagcctccaggcagcactggagggacggaacggcatccactgaagtaggtgaaaaggagatgtagagctgtgtgtcatcagcatactgatggcacgatgccccacacccactgatgaccccacccaacagcctcatgtagatgttaaacagcagagatgatcgacccctgtggaaccccagaattgaggctccatggggccaaaacattctcgccaagctgtactctctggggacggtcctctaagaaggatcggagccaggcaagcaccaggccgcCGATTCCTAACTCagacagcctccccaggaggataccgtggtcgacggtatcgaaggtggctgagatgtcaaggaggaccaacaaggacatattgccccgatcagcctccctcaacaggtcatccaacagtgcgaccagtgccgtttccataccatagcgcggcctgaagcccgactgaaatgggtctagggcattggtttcgtccaagagcgcctgatctgccaccaccctctccacaaCTTTGATTAGGAAGgaaacactggcgacgggcctgtaattgccaatttcgtccgccgccaaatttggtttcttcctaatgggcctaatgagtgtctccttgagggcaaggggaatattaattattgcagtggcccattctgttgttactggcctggctgctttgattagccaggccgggcaagcgtcaagggaggaggtggtggcctggcagcgatcaagtgctttgtccaccaaatctggcgtccctggttttgctggttttgggactgcctctttgccttggcctgctagacaagggtttcttcaaattgggagaggccatgatgtgctgcctgcctccaggctgaacgctgggatgtcaaggtttcccatctgttgaggtccatttctaaggccttcagatcctgcttccagatatccttgtactgcagctgtggcacagtggttaaatcgctgtactgcagctaaaactgtgctcacgacctggggttcaaatcccaggtagtggctcaaggttgactcagccttctatccttccgaggttggtaaaatgagtacccagctcgctggtgggggggggggggtaatgtgtagactgcataattgtaaaccgcccagagagtgcttgaaacgctatgggatggtatacaagcagcacactttgctttgctttttttagctgtggtctccctctggggcgatttccctgcactaattctccatacaggagatcttttggaatccgaccaccagccattATCACAAAATGACCAAGCCAATgtagctgtttcagtaatgtatacagtggggtctcgacttacgaacttaatccgtattggaaggcagttctcaggtcgaaaagttcttaactcgaatctgcatttcccataggaatgcattgaaaaccatttaatccgtatctgctcttttcgtccatagaaactaatgggaagctgctattccgccttctgccactagagggggatatttttttctttttttccttttaacctaagatgacttggcttttaaaaaaagggaaaaaaagagttcgtaactcgaagctaagttcgtaagtcgagtccatatattcctatgagagcagttcgtaagtcgaaacgttcgtatgtcgagccgtttgtaagtcgagaccccactgtacatgtaaaaattccagctcgttctaggactactctatttggaactttgtcctgccaggtgataccaaaaatgcatcagagacaacacatctggaacatgttcagcttcctctcttgccgtgcacaaagggtccaggactcactgcagtgcaggagtgtgctcaggacacaggctctaaagacctggatcttggtatatgccatcagcttcttattgagacaTACTCTTGTtaaatgatagactggataataataaatgggaaactctttatacctggatgaaatctacattgATTTATGTAGAACAcattagattaatattatgttagagagtacAAGACAATATGAAATGAACggaatatattgtaataaatcactctgattACAACaggtagaaaagtagaaaaatacaaaaatacttaTTAAAAATATTCTCCCCACTGTCATACAtcctgtgccaatatttaacagaaatttaggtttttgattaaaattggtttctgttatataataccagtcaatgttttatcaTTTAGATTGACTGTGCCTaacctttctccttgagaagggcCCAAGGACAGCTCACAACATtggaagacaatatttgaagttgaaaacaatgagtctaCAACAGTGGTTTCACATCAACAAAAGATACTATTTAAATCTAAGAACAATAAGCAAAGAGACATCTTACATCATTAGATAACATCAGGGCCTaacccagggagtcttctcctctcaagatggacaaaggattggcgcctcagcttcagattctgtccttccaggaagcactcggggttgatttccagtgagcactcatttGGGCTGAAATAAAAAACATGGTGGTAAGTTGGAAGGAGTCTCTTTGTTCTTCTTTGTATCCAGCCGCAGCCTTTGATTTTGTACAGCACGGCTTACTGTCCATTTTAGCATTTCTCTTTCTCGAGTGGTCCTGTCGACTTCAGCAAGAACTGTCTTCTCACTCTGCTGACAGGATCTGAGCGTCTTCCGATGATCTGCTATCAGGAACCAAAGTTTTAGGCCTTTACTCTGGGCCGAGGCCTACGGATTTCCTTCTTCATTCCAGAACGTTCCCGAATTTGTTCAAGAAATAAGGAAGCATCATTTGCAGGCCTCTTTTCTCCGACACAAGGTGGCTGACAATGTTACATCCAGTCTTATTAAAAGCCCCAAAACTGCAAACTTCAAGTATAATTTCAAATATATTAAGTATGGAATGTGGAGCCCACTATCTCGAGCCTAATTGTATGAGGGATTTTTCAAAGTCTTTCGCATGGCTGAACATCCCAAAGCATTAATGAGATTTTCTCCAATGGGCGGTTGCCATAGACAACCTTGTGCTGTTCTACCTTTTCTCTCTGATCCCTTCTCTCTCGGCCATTTCTCTCTTTCAACTTTCTTAAGGTCAGACCAGAACATTTTAACAGACATacaagtttatttttaaagttgtaaatgcttttaattattataaaatagtgaggttggaaggggcctctcaggccatcatgtccaaccccgtactcaatgcagaaatagaaatcaaaggatatcggCCAGGTGGTTCTCCaaatttctctcgaatgccttcagtgttggagtgctcaccacctcgcGAGGTAGTTTGGTCCActttcatactgctctaacaatagGGAAATTTTTCCTGAACTTCATCTAAAATCTTGCTTCCTGGAACTTGAGTCCATTCttacatgtcctgaactctgagAAAatatcttgctcctcctctgtatgacagcctttcaaatatttgaaaagtgttaatatatcacccctctgtcttctaaCCTCTAATAAGGAAGTCACTTTTATGACAAAAATCTATGCTCTACTCATAACTAGATTATGTAAATTCAGCCTACTACTCTGATTAAAGCGGAGCCCACATTCCATTCATTtatctccagtgtgaattctttgatagAAAGTAAGATGATCACTCTGACTGATCCTTTTTCCACATTTcagacatttatatggtttctcccgtgtgagttctttgatgtgacctaaggctaTCACTCCgtttgaagctcttcccacattccatgcatttatatggtttctcccctgtgtgaactCTATGATGTGAATGTAGGGTACCACTTTGAccgaagctcttcccacattccaggcatttatgtggtttctcccctgtgtgagttctttgatgtgaatgaaGGTTACTTCtctgactaaaggtctttccacattccaggcatttatgtggtttctcccctgtgtgagttctttgatgtgacctaaggttatcactccgattgaagctctttccacatttcatgcatttatatggtttctcccctgtgtgagttctttgatgtaaacttaAAGTATTTCTGtgcctgaaactctttccacattctaggcatttatatgctttctcccctgtgtgagttctttgatgcaatCTTAGGGCATTGCTATGCCTGAaattcttcccacattccatgcatttatatgctttctcccctgtgtgagttctttgatgcaaacTTAGGGTACTGCTAGtcctgaaactctttccacattcaatgcatttatatggtttctcccctgtgtgagttctttgatgcaaacTTAGCTTATttttgtgactgaagctctttccacattccatgcattcatatggtttctctcctgtgtgagttctttgatgggaaatAAGGTGAccactccgactgaagctctttccacattccaggcatttatatggtttctcccctgtgtgagttctttgatgttcaCTTAGGTACCTCCTTtgactgaagctccttccacattccatgcattcatatggtttctctcctgtgtgagttctttgatgcaaacATAGGTTATTTTCGTTACTGAAGatccttccacattccatgcattcatatagtttctctcctgtgtgagttcttttatgTGTACTTAGGGCACTCctttgactgaaactctttccacattccatgcatccatatggcttctctcctgtgtgagttctttgatgtgtattTAGGGCACCCctttgactgaaactctttccacattccatgcatccATATGGCTTCTCtgctgtgtgagttctttgatgtctacttaGGTACTTCCTTTgcctaaagctttttccacactgCATACAGTTATACTGTTTCTCTCCATTGAGAGGGTTTTCATGTGAAATACATTCATTCTTCATAGTCACGTGTTTTCTATGAATTGACTTGTTGTTATCTCTTGGTGAGATTTGTTTTTGTCAGTTATTGTCTGCCTCCCGAatattctccttttctccttctcaaTTGGTTCTTTTCAGGGTCAGAAGGAGTGGTTCCATCCGTTTCTGGTTGTCCTCTTTGTGACCtgatgggagggaaaaaaaagagtacagCCCAGAAGACCATCTGATTGGGGATCAAGCGaagtatttcttcatttttaaaaaatggttatgGGGAAAGGACCCGATAGACACACCAGAGCCAGCCAAAAAGGAATGGACCCTTCTTCCTTAATTCCAttaaggaagaagagaatctGTTTCCTGATTATCTTCCGGAAACGTCTTCTCTCAAACAGCTCTGCTTTTCTTCAGCCTGCAGCACAACCTGGTCAAGGATATTATCAGAAAGGCATGTGATTATCTCAGCGGTATCAGGACAAGGCCAGTATTTATTTTCGGCAAAGGGCCAACTTTGGGCACCTAGTTCGGGGAGAATCAATTTGGCAACATGTCTGTGTTCATTCCACCCATTTTAGCCCTCCAGGAAGACCCTGCTCTGGCCCAGACCTTGCTGAAGCCAGGCCAGAAAAGGAAACTATTGCTGGGCAGTTTGTCTGTGAAATACAGGATGGCCTCCTCGCCCATATTACCACCAGCCCTCCCTTCCCTGCACATGACCGATTGCATTTGGCCACTGAAGATGATGAGTGTCTGCATACACCAGCAGTTTTTTTAGCAGAGCTATACCAGTACTGTAGattgtgtccagtgtgccatatAATTCAGACATGGCCCCACCCCAGGGCCCCCTTATGTCATTATCCATAATAGACAAGCCCTTCAACCACATAGCTATGGATTTAGTGGGGCCCTCCCTAAATCTCCCAGGGCCCACACAGACATGCTGGTGATAATCGACTATGCCCCTCAGTACCATGAGACTGTGGCCCTTCAGTCTACCACAGCCCAGAAGCCGGCCAGGGAATTATTGGTCAAATTCTTCCATGTGCCTTTACAGGTTTCATACATAAATATTATATAATGTTGTATGAGTTCGTACTCAGCATTGTTACCACACTGGATTAAAGAATTATTAATGATTTTTATGAGGTTaaaaccttatacagtggtgccccgcatgacgacgataatccattccgggaaaattgctgttaagcgaaatcgtcatcatgcaaaatccatttccccattagaatgcattgaaaaccagttaatgcattctaatggggaagataccttgtcgtccagcgaagaacgcccatagggcagccattttgcgagcgctgatcagctgtttttaatcactgtcttgcgaagcatgggtccggaaaagagcgggaagccattttgcgaagccaacaACCAACTGTAAagatcattgtcttgcgaaaaaagggtccgcgaagcacggacgaaatcatcatcaagcggaattcccccataggaatgactgttttgcgaatagcAATAGCGATAGCAAAATTTGTCGTACAGCGGGGTTGTCGTCTTGCGACGTaccactgtagaatgaaaagCACCAATGTCTGGTTCTGTCTATTGGCCAGTCCTGGTCATACAGCCCGGAAGgtgtatttatgttttttttctaactttttttttttaagcagtgaAGCTGCAGATTCTGACCCCGTAGATATGGCCGTCTTCCTGTACTGGGAAACAGTGCCCAGTGAGAAAAGGGAGCCATGAGTGAAAAAAGTTTGCGAACCTCTGATCTAGTTTGTTTCCATGATATATTGTCCTGTATTTTAGGaactcttattttaaaaattggttttaaagAGATGAGGGAAAAGACCTGGTGGTTCCCTTCTCACCCCTTCATTTCCTCCCTTGGGAGCTGCAAGTTGGCTGCAACGATCCCTGTGAAACTGCCTCCCCACCATCCACAAGAGACACTCCCCTCCCCTcatgaaagaaaaaggcaggtaAGAGAGTTTTGCGGTCTTGGTGGTGGAAGGATTGATTTGCACTGGGTCGCAAGAATGCCTCTAGAATaggggtcagggaacaggggtaaattgccccaaatggggtaaaaaggAAAATCCtggggggtaatgagcagagcactacccccaccccaccccctccagccgaacctcaaactggaaCCCACCTCTCCCCGCTACCTTTCTTGTAAATCCtttcttttagagatcggagataaggctgcttgattATTGAGTCAACCGATCTCATGTGCAATCCTTCGCTTTTCTTACCGCACTGCACTTTtccctgcattgctgccttttccagtgagcttgtcttctcatgatgccactgtttggttattttagcttctagtgagagtccacacttaatttgctttacttatctcttAGACAtgtcatgctatctgtaaaactcttttccaacacttcATTTCAATTAAGTAAAATGTTTGTATACACTTTAGGTAGTAGATAAAATGGCTccttttctgagggtggtttactttggaggaatCAAGTCCAAGATTTCATACTACTTAacaagctttataaatgttgttgttgtttagtcattaggtcgtgtccgactcttcgtgacctgatggacaagagcacgccaggccctcctgtcttccactacctcccggagttgggtcaaattcatgttggtagctactatgacactgtccaaccatctcgtcctctgtcgtccccttctcctcttgccttcacactttcctaacatcaggatctttttttccagggagtcttctcttctcatcagatggccaaagtactggagcctcagcttcagaatctgtccttccagtgagcactcagggttgatttcctttagaattgataggtttcttctctttgcagtccaggggactctcaagagtctcctccagcaccacaattcgaaggcatcaattctttgctggtcagccttctttacggtccagctctcacttccatatattgctactggaaaaaccatacctttgactatgcggacctttgtcggcaaggtgatgtatctgctttttaagatgctgtctaggtttgtcattgctttcctgccaagaagcaggtgtcttttaattttgtggctgctgtccccatctgcaatgatcacggagcccaagaaagtaaaatctgtcactgcctccatatcttccccttctatttgccatgatgtgatgggaccagtggccatgatcttagtttttttgatattgagcttcagatcatttttggcactctcctctttcaccctcattaagaggttctttaattcctcctcactttcttccatcagattggtatcatctgcacattggaggttgttgatatttcttccggcaatcttaattccattttgggattcatccaatccagccttttgcatgatgtattctgcatataagttaaataagcagggggacaatatacagccttgtcgtactcctttcccaattttggaccaatcagttgttccatatccagttctaactgttgcttcctgtcccacatatagatttatcaggagacagataaggtggtcaggcactcccatatctttaagaacttgccatagttttctgtggtccacactgtcaaaggcttttgcatagtcaatgaagcagaaatagatgtttttctggaactctctgtttttctccataatccagcgcatgttagcaatttggtctctagttcctctggcccttcgaaatccagcttgtacttctgggagttctcggtccacatattgctgaagcctaccttgtaggattttgagcataaccttgcttgcgtgtaaaatgagtgcaattgtatggtagctgcaGCTGCAGACTAATTATTTTCAGACATCTCTCCCCACACCGCTTGTGTTAGAACAGGTTTCCAACaggaaaaactccaaaaaacaaagaaaccctgcAGTATCCATcaaagcatagaaacataatcacACCACCCAGCCAGCCCTATACCACGTTgcaaaaaccacccagaacagtgttTTGAAAGCAGGAAGCTGCAATTTATCTTACCAGGCACTCCAAACTCCTCCTCTCTAAAtgttggggcaaaagaactacaaagaagcagcctcttcaccaccaacggttagcaatttgaattccccgcctttttctgtttgtaactcaaagctctggtcgcaagtcgaagcaaaattttgcggctggagctggtcataactcgaaatggtcgcatatcaggacgttcataagtcgaggcaccactgtagttcaactggaatgccatcacctccactggccttcttgttatattttctaaggcccacttgacttcactctccaggatgtctggctctaggtcagcagccacactatctgggttatcagGGACAaatagatctttctggtataattcctctgtgtattcttgccacctcttcttgatgtcgtcTGCTTCTActtctgccatttttgtcctttatcatgtccatccttgcacaaaatgttcctttaatatctccagttttcttgaacagatctctgttttttccctttctattattttcctctatttctttgcactgttcatttaaggccctcttgtctctccttacaaattacaaatatttttgtcattttaagtatatacatagtatacacatacaatgaaattcacacagacactcagacccacatgcacacagatGAAAAATCtgcaaacactccccacccactaaaaatcccccacatctacactgcaggctaagtaacactgtccaactgctGGTGgcctttaagttcattattaagtgcaattatatctctgggataaaaactatcctcgctattctttggaagtctgcattgaattttctgtaactttccctatctcccttgcattttgtttcccttctcctctctgctatttgtaaggcctcgttggacagccactttgctttcttgcatttccttttctttgggatggttttcgttgctgcctcctggacaatgttacgagcctccaaccatagttcttcaggcaccctgtccaccaaatcgagttccttaaatctgttcttcacttccactgtgtattcatcagggatttgctttagattatacctgaatggcccagtggtttttttcctactttgttcagcttaagcttgagttttgctctaagaagctgatgatcagagccacaatcagctccaggtcttgtttttgctgaaaaattactacatcaattaaaaaaaaccccacacctgaCATCAACATTTCTCCTGCTTCTCTCAGGGCTCTAAAACCCCAACTCCCCCTTGCGAACATGTTCAGGGAGGTAGAGGAACCACTGGTTATCCCACATAGCCAACTGCACAACTTCCCATGGCTCGACTCCATCTTATTTCCTCCAAaagacaccggggggggggacactctaattctttttccttcctttttacattt is a window encoding:
- the LOC144587248 gene encoding LOW QUALITY PROTEIN: uncharacterized protein LOC144587248 (The sequence of the model RefSeq protein was modified relative to this genomic sequence to represent the inferred CDS: inserted 2 bases in 1 codon), which codes for MKNECISHENPLNGEKQYNCMQCGKSFRQRKYLSRHQRTHTAEKPYGCMECGKSFSQRGALNTHQRTHTGEKPYGCMECGKSFSQRSALSTHKRTHTGEKLYECMECGRIFSNENNLCLHQRTHTGEKPYECMECGRSFSQRRYLSEHQRTHTGEKPYKCLECGKSFSRSGHLISHQRTHTGEKPYECMECGKSFSHKNKLSLHQRTHTGEKPYKCIECGKSFRTSSTLSLHQRTHTGEKAYKCMECGKNFRHSNALRLHQRTHTGEKAYKCLECGKSFRHRNTLSLHQRTHTGEKPYKCMKCGKSFNRSDNLRSHQRTHTGEKPHKCLECGKTFSQRSNLHSHQRTHTGEKPHKCLECGKSFGQSGTLHSHHRVHTGEKPYKCMECGKSFKRSDSLRSHQRTHTGXKPYKCLKCGKRISQSDHLTFYQRIHTGDK